From Chryseobacterium sp. H1D6B, a single genomic window includes:
- the clpB gene encoding ATP-dependent chaperone ClpB, translated as MNLNQYTVKSQEAIQAAQQVAMELGNQSIEPQHLLEGIFQIDENISPFLLKKSEADANLVRERNRENLEKLPKVQGGNIYLSPSANKVLLDAPNIAKKMGDEFVTIEHLWLSLLETSSEVSKMLKDMGVTKSLLEGGIKELRKGSKATSASSEETYQSLNKYAKNFNELAAEGKLDPVIGRDEEIRRVLQILSRRTKNNPILIGEPGVGKTAIAEGIAHRIISGDIPENLMDKTLYSLDMGALIAGAKYKGEFEERLKSVVNEVIKSDGQIILFIDEIHTLVGAGGGEGAMDAANILKPALARGELRAIGATTLSEYQKYFEKDKALERRFQKVMVEEPDTESAISILRGIKDKYEAHHKVRIKDEAIIAAVEMSQRYISDRFLPDKAIDLIDEASAKLRMEINSKPEELDVLDRKLMQMEIELAAISREGSQTKIDHLKEDISKISEERNEINAKWLKEKQKSEDLTQIKKAIEALKLEAERASRAGDYAKVAEIQYGKIKEKEDALQQLELEMQNHQNELIKEEVTSENISEVIAKWTGIPVTKLIQSEREKLLHLETELHHRVVGQDEAIQAVADAIRRNRAGLSDEKKPIGSFLFLGTTGVGKTELAKALAEFLFDDENNMTRIDMSEYQERHSVSRLVGAPPGYVGYDEGGQLTEAVRRRPYSVVLLDEIEKAHPDVFNTLLQVLDDGRLTDNKGRVVNFKNSIIIMTSNLGSPLIQENFENITEENQDEIVDKTKIEVFDLLKQTLRPEFLNRIDEIVLFQPLRKKEIGKIVLYQLRGFNEMLAKRNIIMTSTQDAVDYIMNKGYDPAFGARPLKRVIQQEVLNKLSREILAGTVNDGDRITLDYFEETGLVFRPTEK; from the coding sequence ATGAACTTAAACCAATATACCGTAAAATCACAGGAGGCTATCCAAGCGGCACAACAGGTCGCGATGGAATTGGGTAATCAAAGCATAGAACCTCAACATTTACTTGAGGGTATTTTTCAGATAGACGAAAACATTTCGCCTTTCTTACTTAAAAAGTCTGAAGCAGACGCTAATCTTGTAAGAGAGCGCAATCGTGAAAATTTAGAAAAACTTCCTAAAGTTCAGGGAGGAAACATTTATCTTTCACCATCTGCCAATAAAGTTTTATTGGATGCACCGAACATCGCTAAAAAAATGGGTGATGAATTTGTGACCATCGAGCACTTATGGTTGTCACTTTTAGAAACCAGTTCTGAAGTTTCTAAGATGTTAAAAGATATGGGCGTAACCAAAAGTCTTTTGGAAGGCGGCATAAAAGAATTAAGAAAAGGAAGCAAAGCTACTTCTGCAAGTTCAGAAGAGACGTATCAGTCCTTAAATAAATATGCTAAAAACTTCAATGAATTAGCAGCCGAAGGAAAACTAGACCCTGTAATCGGGCGTGACGAAGAAATCCGCCGCGTACTGCAGATTCTTTCAAGAAGAACTAAGAACAACCCGATCTTAATTGGAGAGCCTGGTGTTGGTAAAACAGCTATTGCTGAAGGAATTGCCCACCGTATTATATCCGGAGACATTCCTGAAAACCTGATGGATAAAACATTGTATTCATTAGATATGGGTGCTTTGATCGCAGGTGCAAAATATAAAGGAGAATTTGAAGAGCGCTTGAAATCTGTTGTAAACGAGGTGATAAAATCTGACGGACAGATTATTCTTTTCATCGATGAGATCCACACATTGGTAGGAGCCGGAGGCGGTGAAGGCGCAATGGATGCGGCCAACATCTTAAAACCAGCTTTAGCAAGAGGAGAATTAAGAGCGATCGGAGCAACAACTCTAAGCGAGTATCAAAAATATTTCGAAAAAGATAAAGCTTTAGAAAGACGTTTCCAAAAAGTAATGGTAGAAGAACCGGATACTGAATCTGCAATCTCTATTCTCCGTGGTATTAAAGACAAATATGAAGCCCACCATAAAGTAAGAATCAAAGATGAAGCGATTATTGCTGCAGTGGAAATGTCTCAAAGATATATTTCAGACAGATTCTTACCGGATAAAGCAATTGACCTTATCGACGAGGCTTCTGCTAAGTTGAGAATGGAAATCAATTCAAAACCTGAAGAACTTGATGTTCTGGACAGAAAGCTGATGCAGATGGAGATCGAGCTGGCCGCTATTTCAAGAGAAGGCAGCCAGACCAAAATCGATCATTTAAAAGAAGATATTTCGAAAATTTCTGAAGAAAGAAATGAAATTAATGCTAAGTGGCTGAAAGAAAAGCAGAAAAGTGAGGATTTAACGCAGATCAAAAAAGCAATAGAAGCTCTAAAACTAGAGGCTGAAAGAGCTTCGAGAGCAGGAGATTACGCTAAGGTTGCTGAAATTCAGTACGGCAAAATAAAGGAGAAAGAAGATGCGCTGCAGCAACTTGAATTAGAAATGCAGAATCATCAAAATGAATTAATTAAAGAAGAGGTAACCTCCGAAAATATTTCAGAAGTCATTGCTAAATGGACAGGAATTCCTGTAACCAAACTTATACAGTCTGAAAGAGAAAAATTGTTACATCTCGAAACAGAACTTCACCATCGTGTAGTAGGCCAGGATGAGGCTATTCAGGCCGTTGCTGATGCGATCAGAAGAAACAGAGCCGGCTTAAGTGATGAGAAAAAACCAATTGGTTCATTCCTATTCTTAGGAACAACCGGAGTTGGTAAAACGGAGCTGGCAAAAGCTTTAGCAGAGTTTTTATTCGATGATGAAAACAACATGACAAGAATCGATATGAGTGAATATCAGGAACGTCACTCTGTTTCCAGATTAGTAGGTGCGCCTCCAGGATACGTTGGATATGATGAGGGCGGACAATTGACCGAAGCTGTGAGAAGAAGACCTTACTCTGTAGTTCTTTTAGATGAAATTGAAAAGGCACATCCAGATGTATTCAACACCCTATTACAGGTTTTAGATGACGGACGTCTGACCGATAACAAAGGACGTGTAGTGAATTTTAAAAATTCAATTATCATCATGACCTCGAATTTAGGCTCACCTTTAATTCAGGAAAATTTTGAAAACATCACGGAAGAAAACCAAGATGAAATTGTAGATAAAACGAAGATTGAAGTTTTCGATTTACTGAAACAGACCTTACGTCCGGAATTCTTGAACAGGATTGACGAAATCGTATTGTTCCAGCCTTTAAGAAAAAAAGAAATCGGAAAAATCGTTCTGTATCAATTGAGAGGCTTCAATGAGATGCTGGCAAAAAGAAATATCATCATGACCTCTACTCAGGATGCTGTAGATTACATCATGAATAAAGGATATGATCCTGCTTTCGGTGCAAGACCTTTAAAAAGAGTGATCCAGCAGGAAGTTTTAAATAAATTATCTAGAGAAATTCTTGCAGGAACTGTAAATGACGGTGACAGAATCACTTTAGATTATTTTGAAGAAACAGGATTGGTGTTCAGACCGACAGAGAAATAA
- a CDS encoding TetR/AcrR family transcriptional regulator, translated as MELKEKQRKILDAAVELFKEKGYMGSSVRDLATKLNIKAASLYAHIRSKEEILEWICFGIAQDFFVELQEVKNTDLNPKDKLNLFIDKHLSVVLKNPDVTHIYSNEWKHLIERLPEFVELRKKYQSEVEQLISEIYTAENWELKSPVFITRFILHTLNNSYFWFKRNTDSTQELTNEIRDKILYGLLGNQK; from the coding sequence ATGGAGCTTAAAGAAAAACAAAGAAAAATATTAGATGCCGCCGTAGAGCTTTTCAAAGAAAAAGGCTATATGGGCAGCTCTGTAAGAGATTTAGCCACTAAATTAAATATCAAAGCGGCTTCATTATATGCACATATCCGTTCCAAAGAAGAGATTCTTGAATGGATCTGTTTCGGTATTGCACAGGATTTTTTCGTTGAACTTCAAGAAGTAAAAAACACAGATTTGAATCCAAAAGATAAGCTTAATTTGTTTATTGACAAACATTTATCTGTTGTTTTAAAGAACCCTGATGTTACCCATATTTATTCCAATGAATGGAAACACCTTATAGAAAGACTTCCTGAATTTGTTGAATTAAGAAAAAAATACCAATCAGAAGTTGAACAATTGATTTCCGAAATTTATACAGCAGAAAATTGGGAGCTTAAATCTCCTGTTTTCATTACAAGATTTATCCTTCATACGCTCAATAACTCTTATTTCTGGTTCAAGCGCAATACAGATTCTACCCAAGAACTTACAAATGAAATAAGAGATAAAATACTTTACGGGTTGCTGGGAAACCAAAAATAG
- a CDS encoding AMP-binding protein, whose translation MDFSVEYLEIDQLRALQSERLMNLIDYLEEKSGFYKGKFNELGISSQDIRSIEDISKLPITYKQDLRDNYPFGLFTVPKNELQRIHCSSGTTGRPTVVGYTKEDVDLFSEVVARSLYAAGARPGMQLHNAYGYGIFTGGLGLHYGAEKLGMSVLPISGGMTTRQVDLIMDFKPEVICCSPSYALTIADEFAKRGITADEISLKYAVLGSEPWTEIIRSHIEEKLGVHAVNIYGLSEIIGPGVSMEDFEEKGGSYIWEDHFYPEILDPATKQPVPFGEEGVLVITTLTKKAMPLLRYWTNDITSLYYDKNSKRSMVKMKPIVGRSDDMLIVRGVNVYPSQVEEAFSHVKGVIPNYYLTPVEKEQMCVALDIDLEIDNDFVTSQNFEKNSDDYSNFIKNFEHTIEGEIKKRVGITTNVKIHAQDSLPKCEGGKINRILKKK comes from the coding sequence ATGGATTTTTCGGTTGAATATTTAGAAATTGATCAATTGAGAGCGCTTCAATCCGAGAGATTGATGAACTTAATTGATTATCTTGAGGAGAAATCAGGATTTTATAAGGGGAAGTTTAATGAGCTGGGGATTTCGTCTCAAGATATAAGGTCAATTGAAGATATTTCTAAACTGCCCATTACTTACAAACAGGATCTAAGGGATAATTATCCGTTTGGTTTATTTACGGTTCCAAAAAATGAACTGCAGAGAATTCACTGTTCAAGCGGAACTACAGGAAGACCGACCGTTGTAGGATACACAAAAGAAGATGTAGATCTTTTCAGTGAAGTTGTTGCAAGATCTTTATACGCCGCAGGGGCCAGACCGGGAATGCAGCTGCATAATGCCTACGGTTACGGTATTTTTACAGGAGGGCTTGGACTTCATTACGGAGCTGAAAAATTAGGGATGAGCGTTCTTCCTATTTCAGGAGGTATGACGACAAGACAGGTAGATTTAATCATGGATTTTAAACCTGAAGTGATCTGCTGCTCGCCGTCTTATGCTTTAACGATCGCTGATGAATTTGCAAAAAGAGGAATTACAGCGGATGAGATCAGTTTAAAATATGCTGTTTTAGGCTCAGAACCATGGACAGAAATTATAAGAAGTCATATTGAAGAAAAACTGGGAGTTCATGCTGTCAATATTTATGGTTTAAGCGAAATCATAGGCCCCGGAGTTTCAATGGAAGATTTTGAGGAAAAGGGTGGTTCTTACATTTGGGAAGATCATTTTTATCCTGAAATTTTAGATCCGGCCACAAAACAGCCGGTTCCATTTGGTGAAGAAGGCGTTTTAGTGATCACAACCTTAACTAAAAAGGCAATGCCTCTTTTAAGATATTGGACTAATGATATTACGAGTCTTTATTATGATAAAAATTCCAAAAGATCGATGGTGAAAATGAAACCAATCGTTGGAAGATCAGATGATATGCTGATTGTAAGAGGAGTCAATGTATATCCAAGCCAGGTGGAAGAAGCTTTTTCCCATGTGAAAGGAGTGATTCCTAATTATTACCTGACCCCGGTGGAAAAAGAGCAGATGTGTGTTGCATTAGATATAGATCTGGAGATCGATAATGATTTTGTAACATCTCAGAATTTTGAGAAAAATAGTGACGATTATAGTAACTTTATCAAAAATTTCGAACATACTATAGAAGGTGAAATTAAAAAAAGAGTAGGAATTACTACAAATGTAAAAATTCATGCTCAAGACAGTTTACCAAAATGTGAAGGGGGAAAAATTAATAGAATACTAAAGAAAAAATGA